The nucleotide window acttgtacttcccaagcgcttagtgcggtgctctgcacacagtaagcgctcaataaatacgattgaatgaatgaatcccaaactCTCCCGCCCAAAAGAGAAAGGGGCAACTTAATATCCCGTAAAAACCTAACACCCGGGTTCTACTAcccccttgctgtgtgaccctgggtgggtcgcaacctctctgggcctgtctctTGTTCTGTAAAGTGGACACTCAGaccctgtctgatctgattctctcccatctaccccggcgctttgcccatttttttaaaaatggtatcggttaaacatttactatgtgccgggcactgcacgaagcactgcggtagatataagctaatcaggttggacaaagtccatggcccgcgtggggctcacacccttaatccccgttttacacgaggtaactaaggcacagagaagtcaagtgacttacccagggtcacacagcagacgacagAATCCCGGCACTTCTGAGGCCGgtactctatcccctaggccaacctgcttctcgatgcttggcccctagtaagggcTTGATACGCTCACCCATCGTTAGTGTTAGTTTACTAGTGTCCAATTACTCAGTTTCTGATTCCTTGAAATTCAGGACTGAGTCCAGAAATCAGAAGCCTTCCTGTCGGGGGAATTCTCCAGGTCCGTCGGAGCGGGGGTGCCGGGGTTAACCCCTTTGTGATCGCCTCCGGGGGGAGGGTCCGGGCCCGATGATCCACAAAGAGAATCAGCAGCAGGTGCCAGAGGCTCTTTGCTTAAAAGTTCCAAGTTTTTCCAAAAGAAGCCCGGGATCCCTTCCCCGGATAGCCGACGCCATTCGGGGAAACAGCCTTCCTCAGCCGACGAACTCAACGGTCGGGAAAGAGAATTCACGCATCGTTCCCGTTAAGCGTTGAGATCTTTCGTTAAATATTCCGGGAAATGGGGCTCCTAAATTAGGGCACGGGATTGGACTCTCCCGGTCGTCGGGAAAGCCACCTGTGATCGGCCACGATTtccgaggagggagggagcccgGCCCGTTGAGGAACAGAAGACCAAAGCTTCTCCAGATGATTTTCGCTGGCCCCTAACAAACTGCGACAAGACCGTGTTTTCGTCAGACTTAGTAATTCTCCATTTATTTTTAAAGCGATTACTGCTCGCAGTTTTACAAGTAGATAGGAACAGCGGGCTACGAACAGATCGTTAAAAACGTCAGGAGGTACAAATGTATTTCAATCACAGTGTCACTATATCGTCTTAAGTCGCTGAAGAGCAGACCGTGAAGTCAAGATATTGATCGATTGTCCCCTGAGAATGAACGTTATTccgaaaaatatattttaaaaccgTGATCTAACGCGTGGCCGTTCGAAACCAAGACGACGCCTCCGCGTCCAGTCTTAAAACACGCAGCTCGACGTCAGGCTGGGCAAATTCGCTTTCGCGTGGAAAACCAGCGGCAGCCCGTCGCCCCTCACTTACGCGCAAGGAATGAGCGGATACCCAGAGCAAGACACGGCGCGCAAAACGAACGGACGGATGTGCCGAAATTGGACCGAGGAAGAGAACCACTTGACGAGTCGCGGTTGTGTCCATCGACATCTGCGGCGCTCCGGTACGACACGCGACCTCACCGCTCGTTTCCCGCAACCACTTTTATTTTTCTAAGCCGACAAATTTCATCTAGGACAGTCGCCTATAGGACCGAGGGCCACGTGGTCAAATGGGAAAAGCGGACGTCGGCTGTCCGAGACGGTCACGACTCCTAGCACCACGGGAGGTGAGGGTGGGAGATGGAATTCCACCAGTTTTTGCGTTTCCTCCGTTTCTTCCCCTGTCTAATAGCGGTACATGAGAACCTGAGGGAACACCCGTTGTTTTCTGAAAATCGAAGGTCGCGGCTGGTTCTGAAACCCTCGAGTGACTGGAGGGTTCCTCTTTTCCTGACGTGAAGAACCAAACTGGGCCCTCCTCGGGAGCTTCCCCGCTTCATTTATCGCAGCGTCCGGTGTTTATCTGCGGAGCCGCGAGGGCGTTTTCCGGACTTCGGTTCCCTAAGTTCTCCTTGGTACCGAGACTGAAACCGTGAGGAGTGAGAGGGTGGCACGGAGGCAGGACTCTGCTCGTTACTCACTCTTTGGACTCCGTGTGCCGTCGATCGATCGCGTGACCCTACTCTGCGGAGTGCGTGGGAGGGGGTCGGCAGAGCCGGTCAATACGCGTGaccccctgccctcgaggagctgaccGTGTGCGGgccgctggactgagcgctcgagagagggcaaaagagttagtagataccaCCCCTGCCCTCGACGACCAGACCCATTTGGAAAAGAGGGACTTgggcgagggggaaggggtgggcatCCCAGCATCTCCCAACCCTCAGGCCCTGCCCACCCGCCACCTTCAGCCGGTAAGTACCGAGCAACGGTGCGGACCCGTTCGACACCTGAACCGTAGCGGGAGGAAATACACTTTCACTCCCGACGGGAACGTTTCAGAGACGGGCCTCCGTGCCGGTCTCAATACAGAACTTCCATTCTTTTAAGACCTAATCCCCGCTCTCGGCTCAGAGACGCGGGTCAGGGCTGCGGGGAAGTAGCCCTCCCTCTTTAACCAACGAGTCTGAAAAAGGCGAGTCGGGCAATGGCGCAACCACGACCCATCCCGGGGAATTCAAACGGTTGATTTCTCTCGGAGACGATGAGACTCTACGGACCTGTTTCTGAAAGACGGCTGGCCCGTCGTCCTTAACGCCCGGTTAAAGCCGCCCGTTTCCCGGAGCAAAGAACCGTGCCAACTGGAAAAAACATCCCTTTGTCAACTAGCCGACAGCATATTCCAGTTTTTGGTGCCGCCCCAAACTCAGCATCGGGGGGTCAGACGTAGCCGGCGTTTCAATTACGGCGTCGGCTGATGAAGGGGACTGTCCGCTTGCCCAGCGGTAGCGACGGTCTCCCCTCCGTTAAGTgctcttcctgtgggcagagcaccgcactgagcGCTAGGAAAGACCATCCAGGCGGGAATCAGGCCCGGTCCCTTGTCCCTTTCTCACCTCTTCCCAGGCTCCCGGCCTGGCTGAAGACCCAGAAACAGCGCAGAGCCCCCCCGAGATCCCGGCCCGTCCATCCCGGTGTCACCGGGCTGTGGGGTGGGCGAGGCGGGGGGGGCGCCCGGAGAAGGCCGGGAAGGGTCCCCCCCGCGCCTGGGGCCGGCCTCAATCTGCTGGCTGGGCTCCGGTGCCCACaaggtaaaaataaaataaaataataataataataaaaatcacttTTGACTCTACGGATGACAAAGGAAACAAAAAGGCAGCGTTCGCCGGCACTAGAAAATTGCAAATAGAATGTTTAATTTTCCGAAACGGAGTTCATCATTTATAAATACACTAAAACGTAGTAAATGCGAAGTTAGATTAGGCATAGGTACGGTATTTTAACAAAACTACAACTCTTCTAAAAGGTCATAGGTAGGGTACGAGTCgcttgtcccctcccctcccgccccccccccaatatCAAATCAAACTGAAACGAGACAATGATTCCCCCTCCCAGACTTTTTCCTAGATGTGAAAGCAAAGAGAAGGTTGAAAACTCAGGGTTTCAAACAaaacctacttttttttttttcgatttttttttcccacctcaTTCCGATGACTTTGGGATCCTACGGTACCCAACCGCCTCGTGGGACGCCGAAAAATGAGGAAGCGTCCCTTGtagatataaaaaaataaaaactaagCGGTGCACCACATCTCTAAGGCTATTCTCGTGAATGGGATACAGTAATCGATTTTATTCCTCGCGAGGAGGACACTTCTGTCTAAAACAGAGGGGCGTGCGCGTGTTCGATCACATTAAAAAAGCGGCGCCTGACGTTTCCGGCCGGGAGGCTCGGGGGCAAGGGCCCGGCGGGACCGCGAGTCGCCGACCTTCCGGGGCAAGACTCGTCTTACGGAACGGGAGTCCGAATTCGTCAAGCTTTGATTTTCGAAAAGCAAGAACACCGCACGACCCCGAGACACGACAACTTCCGGAGAGCTTATATAAATAGCCGGAACGTCCCCGGAGTTTGAGGTGACGAGGCCGGGCCCGGGAGGATGTCCCGAGAGGGAGctaccctcccttcccttttccgccGGGCCCCGGGGACCCCGAATTCGGGTGTCACCCCCGGACGAGCCGCCGCGCCTCTTCCGGGAGGTTCCTTCCGCCCCTCTGAGAACTTGTGGGGTGGCCGGGGCGAGCCGCTTCAGTAAAGCTTGGCCTGAGCTGCCGCCGCCGCTACCGTCGCCTTCCGCCCGACGGTCGGCGTGGCCCCTTCCGGAGCGATGAGAGCAACGCTGAACTAAAGTACAGTACCTGGTTGACGGTTCTGACGCAGTCGAATAAAAATAACggtaataaaaaaaaaccctacggCACGGAACCGTTGGCATCTCTCTCGGTTTTGCCGTTCTCAGGGCGACGGCACCCTCCCCTTCTACGGTTCTGGAGCGAGGCCTGACGGCGACGGCGTCCTTCTAAGTCATCTGACGAGACTAGCGTGAACGTCTTCTGTTGTCTTTCAGAAAAAAACCCGATTCTATATACAGTATCTGGCCTGAAGAACTACGGATAAGGCACATGTAGACATTTGTATCGAAAGGTGAAGGGACGGATCCGGAATCACAGTCACTGATTCGACGTCGTACAtggccccgccgcccgcccgccccccaccccccgccccccggccgcgcTACCTCGTCCCCGCCGCGGGTcggtctccccccgtccccccccaccccaaaagcccgccccccgcccccgtcccctcgGCTGGAGCGCCGGTCCCGGAGAGACGGGCCGAGGCGCGGGCGGCGCGGCCCGTCCCCGCTCCCCGCCGGGCGGCCCCTCCGtcggtccgtccgcccgcccgtcaATACTGAAAGTAGACGAGGGGGAGGTTGACCTTGAGGAAGATGAGCTTCTCGAAGTGCTCCGTGACGAGGCGGGCCTGGCCCAGGGCCCCGCCGTCGCCGCCGAAGAGCCTCTCGGAGGGGACCCGGCTGGGCGGGCAGCCCAGGAAGCGGACGGCCAGCCGGGCCAGGGCCGGCCAGGCCGAGCGCTTCAGGTGCCAGTAGGCGAGCGGGTCGCAGCCGTGCTCcagcacctcctcctccaggtagGCCAGCACCATCTCCTCGGGCAGCCGGGCCCGGCCGCGGCGCTCCGCCTCGGGCTTCACCTGGGCCACCAGGGCCCAGAGGTCGTCCgggccggcgggggcggcgggcggggggggcggcggcggcggcggcggcggcgccggccAGCTCCAGCTCCCGGATGAGGTCCCGCTTGTAGCGCTCCGCCTCGGGcgcggggaagagggaggccttGTAGCGGGGGTCCAGCAGGGTGGCGAAGACGTAGCGGGGGTCCCGGAGGGCGGAGGAGAGGCGGCCCGCCACGGCCTCCCTGAGGGCCTTGAGCATGGTGTCGATGCCCAGGGTCTCCTCGGCCAGCATGTCCATCTTGCGGGTCAGGACGTGGACCATGGGGATGACCTGGCCGAGGGTGGAGCCGTGGGCGCTCAGCTCGCGGCTGGCCGCCTCCAGGGGCTTGAGGGCGTGGCAGACGGACTGCAGGACCTCCCACTGGTCGCAGCTGATGAGCTCCCGGAAGCTGCCCTCGGCCGCCATGGCGTCCACGGCCCGCTTCTGCTCCAGCAGCCGCTCCAGCATGCGGAAGGAGGTGCTCCAGCGCGACGGGACGTCCTGCAGCAGCGGGTGCGGGGGCAGGCCGTGGGCCCGCTGCAGCTCCGCCAGCTTCTCGCGGGCCCCGGCCGAGCGGCGGACCCGCTCGCCCAGCTTCCGGGCCAGGCTCAGCAGGTTCTGCACCATGCGCTGGCTCTTGATGGCCTCGCCGACGATCAGGTTGACCGTGTGGCCGAAGCAGGGCACGCTGGCCCGCTCGCCCTCGTTCAGGGTCTTGCCGATGCTGGGGTTGTCGGTGACCGTGATGCCCACCTGCAGGCCGGCCGAGGTGACCCAGGCCTCCCACCAGTGCTCCAGCTGCTTCTGGAGGCTCAGCCCGCTCGAGTCGCACTCCACGGGGGCCACGTCCAGCAGGGCCGAGCAGTGGCGGTCCTCCCCgcggggccggccgggggccTCCAGGGCCACCCAATGGGCCGTCAGCGTCAGGTACTCGCGCGGCGTCTGGTGGCCGGCCCAGACCCCGGAGGTGAAGTGGACCACGCCGCTCTCGGCCGCCCGCAGGTGGGCGGCGATGATCTGCCGCACGCTCTCGTACATGGCCGGGATGGCCGTCCGCGAGAAGTACGAGGCCGCCGGCAGGGCGTAGCGGGGCTGCAGGTGCTCCAGCAGCCGGGCGAAGCCCACGTTGTCCACCAGCGAGTAGGGCTGCAGGTCCAGGGCGATCATCTCCGCCACCAGCCGCGTCAGCTTCCGGGCCACCGGGTGGGAGTCCCGGAACTTctcggccggggggccggggccctcggccggggccgccgccgccgccgccggctccGGGGCCTCGCCCCGCAGCACGTGCCCGTGGAAGCGCTGCAGGTGCCGCAGCAGGCAGCTGGTGCCCAGGTTGGTGGGCTTCTTGCCCCGGCTGATGGTCCGCCCGCAGTGCAGGCAGATCACTTTGGTGGAGTCGGCGGAGCAGATGGAGAAGTGGTTCCACAGCTTCGAGGTCTTCTTGCCGCTCACGGGGAAGACGACCGGGGGCGGGGCGccggggggggccggggccgacCCGCCCGGCTTGGGGGCCGGGGACgccgaggaggacgaggacgccGAGGAGCAGGACGACGaagacgaggacgaggaggaggacgacgacgacgaggacgacgacgacgacaggGAGCACTCGGCCGAGGCCAGCGTGGCGTACGGGGAGTTGGCCAGGCTGGCCTCCAGCAGGCCCCCGGCGGCCCCGATGGCTTCCGGGTGGCGCCGGCACAGGTGCCTCATCAGGCAGCCGGCGCCCGCCTCGCCCTTCTTCCCGCGGCTGACGGAGCAGCCGCAGTGGCGGCACACGGCCTTCAGGCCGTCCGCGGGCGACGGCGAGAAGTGTCGCCACGCCTCCGCCTTGAGCCGCTTCATGGCCCTCTTGCTGGGCTGCGGGACGGCGCCCGGGCCCGGCAGCCGGGGGCCCGGGGCCTCCCCCGGCTTCTCGGGGGACGAGGCCAGCGAGGCCTCGCCCGCCTCCTCCGAGGACGACGGCGCCGACGCCTCCCCCGGCGggccctcctccgccgccgccgccgccgccgccgccgccgcccggtcGGGGGACGAGGAGGCCGAGGCGGGGCCCCGGCCCGCCTTCCC belongs to Tachyglossus aculeatus isolate mTacAcu1 chromosome 14, mTacAcu1.pri, whole genome shotgun sequence and includes:
- the ZBED4 gene encoding LOW QUALITY PROTEIN: zinc finger BED domain-containing protein 4 (The sequence of the model RefSeq protein was modified relative to this genomic sequence to represent the inferred CDS: inserted 2 bases in 1 codon), translating into MDLDEEAGPQAGGGFPLDERRPRAEREAHPPSRRRPDGADPPREPDDAQAPDSGDERGEMQEAGYGRPPPGRFLAAEGEDDYGSLFSQYSSTLYDVAMEAVTQSLLSSRSISSRKKSPAWNHFFISPRDSTKAICMYCMKEFSRGKNEKDLSTSCLMRHVRRAHPTVLLPDSGSPPGLASCPSPSPLLPAPPAEPGDLGGPLSPIRPPKKTASKIPSPDRIAEEPVPAVAPETPAAAPAAPGRLVLDGGAAGAGSPPRPPGLRDDEPLEGGPEKAAPLPKSAAGSRRRSAVWKHFYLSPLDNSKAVCIHCMNEFSRGKNGKDLGTSCLIRHMWRAHRAIVLQENGGGPGIPPLYSAPPTLLPSLLPSDGEPHPLAASSSSSSSSSPASPPSPGKAGRGPASASSSPDRAAAAAAAAAAEEGPPGEASAPSSSEEAGEASLASSPEKPGEAPGPRLPGPGAVPQPSKRAMKRLKAEAWRHFSPSPADGLKAVCRHCGCSVSRGKKGEAGAGCLMRHLCRRHPEAIGAAGGLLEASLANSPYATLASAECSLSSSSSSSSSSSSSSSSSSSCSSASSSSSASPAPKPGGSAPAPPGAPPPVVFPVSGKKTSKLWNHFSICSADSTKVICLHCGRTISRGKKPTNLGTSCLLRHLQRFHGHVLRGEAPEPAAAAAAPAEGPGPPAEKFRDSHPVARKLTRLVAEMIALDLQPYSLVDNVGFARLLEHLQPRYALPAASYFSRTAIPAMYESVRQIIAAHLRAAESGVVHFTSGVWAGHQTPREYLTLTAHWVALEAPGRPRGEDRHCSALLDVAPVECDSSGLSLQKQLEHWWEAWVTSAGLQVGITVTDNPSIGKTLNEGERASVPCFGHTVNLIVGEAIKSQRMVQNLLSLARKLGERVRRSAGAREKLAELQRAHGLPPHPLLQDVPSRWSTSFRMLERLLEQKRAVDAMAAEGSFRELISCDQWEVLQSVCHALKPLEAASRELSAHGSTLGQVIPMVHVLTRKMDMLAEETLGIDTMLKALREAVAGRLSSALRDPRYVFATLLDPRYKASLFPAPEAERYKRDLIRELELAGAAAAAAAAXPPPAAPAGPDDLWALVAQVKPEAERRGRARLPEEMVLAYLEEEVLEHGCDPLAYWHLKRSAWPALARLAVRFLGCPPSRVPSERLFGGDGGALGQARLVTEHFEKLIFLKVNLPLVYFQY